One segment of Deltaproteobacteria bacterium DNA contains the following:
- the tal gene encoding transaldolase yields MQGKRNPLVELGKTGQSPWLDYIHRGLIGSGELARLVTEDGIKGVTSNPTIFEKAISGGHDYDDQIRALASSGRSVHEVYDEIATEDIRRAADVLRPVYISTEGTDGFVSLEVDPDLAYDTKKTVRRAEELFRKVSRPNVLIKIPATREGLPAIEQTIASGIPVNVTLIFSVLRYEEVVEAYIRGIERLVAAGGDPSSVASVASFFVSRVDTAVDKLLEGIIPRYPGSPKAETAAALLGKVAVANARLAYARFRDIFSAPWWRELAEKGARPQRPLWASTGTKNPKFSDVKYVEELIGPDTVNTMPPQTMDAFRDHGVVGDTLSAMEGEAAEVLRELGLLDIGIEEICEKLTKDGVNSFSESFCKLLGAIERRLAEASPA; encoded by the coding sequence ATGCAGGGGAAGAGGAATCCGCTGGTGGAGCTCGGGAAAACGGGGCAGAGCCCGTGGCTCGATTACATCCACCGGGGTCTCATCGGATCGGGGGAGCTGGCAAGGCTCGTAACGGAAGACGGCATCAAGGGAGTCACGTCGAACCCTACGATCTTCGAGAAGGCGATTTCCGGGGGGCACGATTACGACGACCAGATCCGGGCACTCGCCTCATCCGGCAGAAGCGTCCACGAAGTGTACGACGAAATCGCGACTGAAGACATCCGCAGGGCGGCGGATGTATTGCGGCCCGTGTACATATCGACCGAAGGAACCGACGGATTCGTCTCGCTGGAGGTCGACCCGGACCTGGCGTACGACACCAAAAAAACCGTCCGGCGCGCGGAGGAGCTCTTCCGGAAGGTTTCCCGGCCGAACGTCCTGATCAAGATCCCGGCGACGCGGGAAGGATTGCCCGCCATCGAGCAGACGATCGCTTCCGGCATTCCGGTCAATGTGACGCTCATCTTCTCCGTATTGCGGTACGAAGAAGTCGTCGAGGCGTATATCCGGGGGATCGAGCGCCTGGTGGCCGCGGGGGGCGATCCATCCTCGGTCGCCTCGGTGGCGTCCTTTTTCGTGTCGCGCGTGGACACCGCCGTCGACAAACTTCTCGAGGGGATCATCCCGCGCTATCCCGGATCGCCGAAGGCGGAAACCGCTGCTGCCCTTCTCGGCAAGGTGGCGGTCGCGAACGCGCGCCTGGCGTATGCCCGGTTCCGCGACATATTCTCCGCGCCGTGGTGGCGCGAGCTGGCGGAAAAGGGAGCGAGGCCGCAGCGCCCGCTCTGGGCGAGCACGGGGACGAAGAATCCGAAGTTTTCGGACGTGAAATACGTTGAGGAGCTGATCGGTCCGGACACCGTCAACACGATGCCCCCCCAAACCATGGACGCTTTCCGCGATCACGGGGTCGTCGGCGACACGCTTTCCGCCATGGAGGGAGAGGCCGCGGAGGTCCTGCGCGAGCTGGGGCTGCTCGACATAGGCATCGAGGAGATCTGCGAAAAGTTGACGAAGGACGGCGTGAACAGCTTTTCTGAATCCTTCTGCAAGCTGCTCGGGGCCATCGAGCGGAGGCTTGCGGAGGCGAGCCCCGCGTAA
- a CDS encoding PAS domain S-box protein: MGDTIPFPSRNRGQGEAHASEVPLLAVPRIARICALGLGLDELLEEVCREILSLCGAEGCYLVSCRDHASRIEIWRSVIPGDWPDLGGLYRREVRLGEAVERLRSEGGQAFGDLELLPPEHPFRLLNDPSQVRSAMLFPLRYGSRILGILVLHAYSGKKSWNEGERRVIEDVVAPILSAALERRRMEEELRDSEARYRFLADHALDFISLHDPEGKYLYASPAAGRMLGYRQEEMIGVPAAVFLHPDDREKFLEENRRIADKDSSAVTLHCRLRRKDGGYLEVETVASAVRDEAGEIRMILRITRDITERKRIENHLFESQKLETLGMLAGGVAHEFNNLLLGITGAVELLRLMLAGNVDAGKYLDMIERNGERAVELTGQLLAYARKGKYSPQVLPLNWAVDEAVPILKAAFPPSVEFRLDLAEDLPPVLADAAQLKQVVMSLCLNAGEAMPGGGALSIRTRREERQAARSGSGGDSHPVRFAVLEVGDTGCGMDEKTLARIFEPFFSTKFIGRGMGLAAVRGIVEIHDGEISVRSLPGKGTTFTIALPAAPETPAYGEEREDPADGRNGTILVADDEDDVREVVSAMLRSFGYRVIEARNGVEAVELFRERHREIALVLLDLMMPWMNGDRAFSEMRRICPWVRALLASGYDESERIREIVAEGFQGFLQKPFRRAELGRKVEEVLGGRGRGDDPLIRK; encoded by the coding sequence ATGGGAGACACGATCCCGTTTCCGTCCCGGAACCGGGGGCAGGGGGAGGCGCACGCCAGCGAGGTCCCGCTGCTTGCCGTGCCCAGGATCGCAAGGATCTGCGCGCTCGGACTCGGGCTTGATGAGTTGCTGGAAGAGGTTTGCCGGGAGATTCTTTCCCTCTGCGGCGCGGAAGGATGTTATCTCGTTTCCTGCCGCGATCACGCATCCCGAATCGAAATCTGGAGAAGCGTCATTCCCGGCGACTGGCCGGATCTGGGCGGTCTCTACCGCCGCGAGGTCCGGCTGGGCGAGGCCGTCGAGCGGCTTCGCTCCGAGGGGGGGCAGGCGTTCGGCGATCTTGAACTTTTGCCGCCCGAGCACCCGTTCCGGCTATTGAACGATCCATCGCAGGTCCGTTCGGCCATGCTGTTCCCCTTGAGGTACGGCTCCCGCATCCTGGGAATCCTGGTCCTGCACGCATACAGCGGGAAGAAAAGCTGGAACGAAGGCGAGAGGCGGGTGATCGAGGACGTGGTTGCGCCGATCCTCTCCGCGGCGCTCGAACGCCGCCGGATGGAGGAGGAGCTGCGGGACTCGGAAGCCCGCTACCGGTTCCTGGCCGATCATGCGCTCGATTTCATATCCCTGCACGATCCGGAAGGAAAATATCTCTATGCCAGCCCGGCGGCCGGACGAATGCTGGGCTACCGGCAGGAGGAGATGATCGGGGTTCCGGCAGCCGTTTTCCTCCATCCCGACGACCGGGAAAAATTCCTCGAGGAGAACCGCAGGATCGCCGATAAAGACAGCTCCGCGGTCACGCTCCATTGCAGGCTCCGCCGAAAGGACGGGGGATATCTGGAAGTGGAAACCGTTGCGTCCGCGGTGCGCGACGAGGCGGGGGAGATCCGCATGATCCTGCGGATAACCCGCGATATCACGGAACGGAAGCGTATAGAGAACCACCTGTTCGAGAGCCAGAAGCTGGAGACCCTGGGCATGCTTGCGGGCGGAGTGGCCCACGAGTTCAACAACCTGCTGCTGGGGATCACCGGCGCGGTGGAGCTGCTCCGGCTTATGTTGGCGGGCAACGTGGATGCGGGGAAATACCTCGACATGATCGAGCGCAACGGGGAACGCGCGGTGGAACTCACTGGCCAGCTCCTGGCATATGCGCGTAAGGGGAAATACAGTCCCCAGGTCCTTCCGCTCAACTGGGCGGTGGACGAGGCCGTGCCAATCCTGAAAGCCGCCTTCCCGCCGTCGGTGGAGTTCCGGCTGGACCTGGCGGAAGACCTTCCGCCCGTGCTCGCCGACGCGGCCCAGCTCAAACAGGTCGTGATGAGCCTTTGCCTCAACGCGGGGGAGGCGATGCCCGGCGGCGGGGCACTTTCCATACGCACGCGCAGGGAGGAACGTCAGGCCGCCCGGAGCGGGAGCGGAGGCGATTCGCACCCCGTGCGATTCGCGGTGCTCGAAGTGGGCGACACCGGATGCGGGATGGACGAGAAGACCCTGGCGCGCATTTTCGAGCCGTTCTTTTCGACGAAGTTCATCGGGAGGGGGATGGGGCTGGCCGCCGTCCGGGGGATCGTCGAGATCCACGACGGGGAGATATCCGTCCGCTCGCTTCCCGGCAAGGGAACGACGTTCACCATCGCGCTGCCCGCCGCTCCCGAGACACCGGCGTACGGCGAGGAACGGGAAGACCCGGCGGACGGCCGGAACGGGACGATCCTCGTGGCGGACGACGAGGACGACGTGCGCGAGGTGGTGAGCGCCATGCTGCGCTCATTCGGATACCGTGTGATCGAGGCGCGTAACGGGGTCGAGGCGGTCGAGCTGTTCCGGGAACGCCACCGCGAAATAGCCCTTGTGCTGCTTGACCTGATGATGCCGTGGATGAACGGCGACCGCGCGTTCTCCGAAATGCGCAGGATCTGTCCGTGGGTGCGGGCGCTCCTGGCCAGCGGCTACGACGAAAGCGAACGGATACGGGAGATCGTGGCGGAAGGATTCCAGGGGTTTCTCCAAAAGCCTTTCCGCAGGGCGGAACTCGGCAGAAAGGTGGAGGAAGTCCTCGGCGGCCGCGGAAGGGGAGACGATCCCCTGATACGGAAATAG
- a CDS encoding RpiB/LacA/LacB family sugar-phosphate isomerase, giving the protein MGPGRKPLRIVLASDHGGVEMKGDLLMRLSGKGFELRDLGTDSADPVDYPDFGFAAAALVRRGEADRAVLICRSGIGMAICANKSKGVRAAVVSRVADASLSRRHNDANVLVLGADEISILQARRIVETWLSTPFDGGRHRRRVDKIKRFEEAHWKERG; this is encoded by the coding sequence ATGGGCCCGGGCCGGAAACCGCTTCGGATCGTCCTCGCCTCCGACCACGGAGGGGTGGAAATGAAGGGGGATCTCCTGATGCGCCTGTCGGGCAAGGGCTTCGAGTTGCGGGACCTGGGGACGGACTCCGCGGATCCCGTCGACTACCCCGATTTCGGATTCGCGGCGGCTGCCCTCGTACGGCGCGGAGAAGCCGACCGGGCGGTCCTCATATGCCGGTCGGGGATCGGGATGGCCATCTGCGCGAACAAGTCGAAGGGAGTGCGGGCGGCCGTGGTCTCCCGTGTCGCCGACGCATCCCTCTCGCGCCGGCATAACGATGCCAATGTCCTGGTACTGGGGGCGGACGAAATCTCCATCCTGCAAGCGCGAAGGATCGTGGAAACGTGGCTATCAACTCCTTTCGACGGGGGAAGGCACCGCCGGAGAGTCGACAAGATAAAGCGCTTCGAGGAGGCGCACTGGAAGGAACGCGGTTAA
- the glk gene encoding glucokinase: MILAGDVGGTKTNLMLFDYRDGTMARGESRSFRSGDFSTLESILGEFPGGRHHVELVCVGVAGPVRGGRSKLTNLTWAVEEESIRRACGAKRAFVINDLQATSFSVPFLPPELFAVLQDGKAEPEGTVAVAAAGTGLGVGFLVRSGKGYLPFASEGGHGGFAPRDVREEKLLAYLKSRHGRVSVERVVSGPGLHALYLFLRETGRASELPEVDTRLLGEDPPRVIAEEGLSGRSSICLEALRFFASLYGSVAGDLALNFFATGGLVLGGGIAPAILPVLSEGWFLESFSDKGRFREFLSDVPVRVILDDKAALLGAARYALAAAGA, from the coding sequence ATGATACTGGCGGGCGACGTGGGGGGGACGAAGACCAACCTGATGCTGTTCGATTACCGCGACGGCACGATGGCCCGGGGGGAGTCCCGCTCCTTCCGCAGCGGAGATTTTTCCACGCTGGAGTCGATTCTCGGTGAATTTCCCGGAGGCAGGCATCACGTGGAACTCGTTTGCGTCGGAGTGGCCGGCCCCGTGCGCGGGGGACGAAGCAAGCTGACCAACCTGACATGGGCTGTGGAGGAGGAGTCGATCCGGCGGGCATGCGGAGCGAAGCGGGCTTTCGTCATCAACGACCTTCAGGCCACGTCCTTTTCGGTGCCGTTCCTTCCGCCGGAACTGTTCGCGGTATTGCAGGACGGGAAAGCCGAGCCGGAGGGGACGGTCGCGGTGGCGGCCGCGGGCACGGGGTTGGGCGTGGGGTTCCTCGTACGTTCCGGAAAGGGATACCTTCCGTTTGCATCGGAGGGCGGCCACGGCGGTTTCGCGCCCCGGGACGTCCGCGAAGAGAAGCTGCTCGCGTATCTGAAATCAAGGCACGGGCGCGTCAGCGTGGAACGCGTGGTCTCCGGCCCGGGTCTCCATGCGCTTTACCTCTTCCTTCGGGAAACCGGAAGGGCATCCGAGCTCCCGGAAGTCGACACGCGGCTTCTCGGCGAGGATCCCCCCCGGGTGATCGCCGAGGAGGGGTTGTCGGGACGGTCGTCGATATGCCTCGAGGCGCTTCGATTTTTCGCATCGCTCTACGGATCGGTAGCAGGCGACCTCGCGCTGAATTTTTTCGCGACCGGCGGCCTGGTTCTGGGAGGCGGGATCGCGCCCGCCATCCTGCCGGTACTTTCGGAGGGATGGTTCCTGGAGTCGTTTTCCGACAAGGGACGCTTCCGCGAATTTCTTTCGGACGTTCCGGTGCGGGTGATCCTGGACGACAAGGCGGCGCTCCTGGGGGCGGCGCGCTACGCGCTTGCGGCGGCGGGTGCATGA
- the pgl gene encoding 6-phosphogluconolactonase, with amino-acid sequence MAPALSTDEGSPAGRLFVVPSAEELARAAAGRLWGIVRDRAASLSRPGSTTSRIRVALSGGKTPRRTYEILSTEPYRSRFPWELVRFFQVDERWVPPEDPHSNQRLLRETILSRAPVPPGHFVFVDTGLGEPEEGARRYEETLRAEFPDPPGGFPRFDAVLLGIGEDGHTASLFPGAPAGEGNAWVIPTAAAGDPLVRRVTLTLPAIDAAAQAIFIASGKEKARALRSVLSGDPKLPAAQVNLKRGTVTFLADADAAGLVRKREGGKG; translated from the coding sequence ATGGCGCCGGCCTTGAGCACCGACGAGGGAAGTCCCGCAGGCAGGCTCTTCGTGGTTCCCTCCGCGGAGGAACTGGCGCGCGCCGCCGCGGGCCGGTTGTGGGGGATCGTCCGGGACCGGGCGGCGTCCCTGTCGCGCCCAGGCAGCACGACCTCACGCATCCGCGTGGCCCTCTCGGGCGGAAAGACGCCGCGGCGCACGTATGAGATCCTGTCCACGGAGCCGTACCGTTCCCGATTTCCCTGGGAACTCGTCCGCTTCTTCCAGGTGGACGAGCGCTGGGTCCCGCCGGAAGACCCGCACAGCAACCAAAGGTTGCTGCGCGAAACGATACTTTCCCGGGCTCCGGTTCCGCCGGGGCATTTCGTCTTCGTCGATACCGGGCTTGGGGAGCCGGAAGAAGGGGCTCGCAGGTACGAGGAGACGCTAAGGGCCGAGTTTCCGGATCCTCCCGGCGGATTTCCGCGCTTCGACGCGGTGCTCCTGGGGATCGGCGAGGACGGCCATACCGCGTCCCTGTTCCCGGGCGCTCCGGCCGGGGAAGGGAATGCGTGGGTCATCCCGACGGCGGCCGCCGGGGATCCGCTTGTGAGGCGCGTGACGTTGACGCTGCCTGCGATCGACGCCGCCGCGCAGGCGATCTTCATCGCGAGCGGGAAGGAGAAGGCTCGGGCGCTGCGAAGCGTTCTGTCGGGAGATCCGAAGCTTCCCGCGGCGCAGGTAAACCTGAAGCGCGGGACGGTCACTTTCCTGGCCGACGCCGACGCGGCGGGGCTCGTACGGAAGCGTGAGGGAGGAAAGGGATGA
- the gnd gene encoding decarboxylating 6-phosphogluconate dehydrogenase has product MRIGMVGLGKMGRNMALRLIRGGHEIVAFDRSAEAVREASREGAIPAATLAETAAKLSPPRIVWLMVPAGNPVDECVDILAALLSKGDVVVDGGNSLYKDAPGRAERLGNRGIRFLDSGTSGGIWGLSEGYCLMVGGDRDAFDLLSPVFTTLAPPGGFAYMGPHGAGHFVKMVHNGIEYGMMQAYGEGFELLSTAPFPLDLPSIAALWSHGSVVRSWLLELAAAALERNPDLSGISPYVEDSGEGRWTVERSIEAGVPLPAISLSLYMRFLSRQENSFAMRMMAALRNEFGGHGVKASVPEREKG; this is encoded by the coding sequence ATGCGGATCGGGATGGTCGGCCTGGGGAAGATGGGAAGGAACATGGCCCTCCGCCTGATTCGCGGCGGTCACGAAATCGTGGCGTTCGACCGTTCCGCCGAGGCGGTACGGGAAGCATCCCGGGAAGGCGCCATCCCCGCGGCTACGCTTGCCGAAACCGCCGCGAAACTGTCCCCCCCCAGGATCGTATGGCTGATGGTGCCCGCAGGAAATCCGGTGGATGAATGCGTGGATATATTGGCCGCGCTCCTTTCGAAGGGTGACGTCGTCGTCGACGGCGGCAATTCGCTTTACAAGGATGCCCCGGGACGCGCGGAGCGGCTCGGGAACCGCGGGATCCGGTTCCTGGACTCGGGAACGAGCGGCGGGATTTGGGGACTGTCGGAAGGGTACTGCCTGATGGTCGGCGGGGACCGGGACGCGTTCGATCTCCTGTCCCCGGTGTTCACCACGCTTGCGCCGCCCGGCGGGTTCGCATACATGGGGCCGCACGGCGCCGGGCATTTCGTGAAAATGGTCCACAACGGGATCGAGTACGGGATGATGCAGGCGTACGGGGAGGGGTTCGAGCTCCTGTCGACAGCCCCCTTCCCTCTCGATCTTCCGTCGATAGCCGCCCTCTGGAGCCATGGGAGCGTCGTGCGCTCGTGGCTGCTGGAGCTTGCCGCCGCCGCGCTGGAGCGTAACCCCGATCTTTCCGGGATTTCACCGTACGTGGAAGATTCGGGGGAAGGCCGCTGGACCGTGGAACGCTCGATCGAAGCGGGCGTGCCGCTCCCCGCGATCTCCCTCTCGCTGTACATGCGATTCCTCTCAAGGCAGGAGAATTCCTTCGCGATGCGGATGATGGCGGCCCTGCGCAACGAGTTCGGCGGGCACGGCGTCAAGGCATCCGTCCCGGAGCGGGAGAAGGGATAG
- the zwf gene encoding glucose-6-phosphate dehydrogenase — translation MAALAGPHAAAGIEPPPPGLLVIFGASGDLTSRLLVPDLYGLFLEGLLPERFSVLGVSRSAYTDDSFRARLLDSVREKGEGGFDGSEWDEFAAGIRYHTADLEDPGSYPALQERIRSLCAERGIPGNIIFYAAVAPKHYVSLIRRMGDAMLAYPSEQLPGYRRVVVEKPFGRDLESARALNREILSVFPDGQVYRIDHFLGKETVQNLFVFRFANGIFEPLWNRNYIDNVQITVAESIGVEGRGDYYDEAGAVRDMIQNHLLQLMALVAMEPPSSIAGDDLRGEKLKLLKSIRHVPEERVGEVCVRGQYKEGRIDGREVPAYRTEKRVSPGSFTETYAAMKLTVDNWRWAGVPFYLRTGKRMARKISEIAIQFHPAPSQLFKDTACGQLESNLLVINIQPEEGIFLRFGAKEPGPGVCVRPVDFHFTYKEAFGARSTPAYGRLLLDVMHGDPTLFPREEDVEASWALLEPFLKRWKGEPERELHYYSAGSWGPAEADALLEGGRDRWRRP, via the coding sequence ATCGCTGCCTTGGCGGGGCCGCACGCGGCTGCCGGTATCGAGCCTCCCCCTCCGGGCCTGCTCGTCATCTTCGGTGCGTCGGGAGACCTCACGAGCCGCCTCCTGGTCCCTGACCTCTACGGGCTTTTCCTTGAAGGGCTGCTTCCCGAACGTTTCTCCGTGCTGGGGGTTTCGAGGTCCGCTTACACGGACGATTCGTTCCGGGCGCGCTTGTTGGACTCCGTGCGGGAGAAGGGAGAGGGGGGCTTCGACGGCTCCGAGTGGGACGAATTCGCCGCCGGAATCCGCTACCATACGGCTGACCTCGAGGACCCCGGAAGCTACCCGGCCCTGCAGGAGCGGATCCGGTCGCTGTGCGCGGAACGGGGGATCCCGGGGAACATCATCTTCTACGCCGCCGTCGCTCCGAAGCATTACGTTTCGCTGATCCGAAGGATGGGGGACGCAATGCTGGCATATCCCTCGGAGCAACTCCCCGGCTACCGCCGCGTCGTCGTGGAGAAGCCGTTCGGGCGCGACCTCGAAAGCGCCCGGGCCCTCAACCGCGAGATCCTTTCCGTCTTCCCCGACGGGCAGGTCTACAGGATCGACCACTTCCTGGGCAAGGAAACGGTCCAGAACCTGTTCGTCTTCCGTTTCGCCAACGGGATCTTCGAGCCGCTGTGGAACCGCAACTACATCGACAACGTCCAGATCACCGTCGCCGAGTCGATCGGTGTGGAGGGGCGTGGGGACTATTACGACGAGGCGGGTGCGGTTCGCGACATGATCCAGAACCACCTGCTCCAGCTCATGGCCCTGGTGGCCATGGAGCCGCCGAGCTCGATCGCGGGAGACGACCTGAGGGGGGAAAAGCTCAAACTCCTGAAATCGATCCGGCACGTGCCTGAGGAACGCGTCGGCGAGGTGTGCGTCCGCGGCCAATATAAGGAGGGAAGGATCGACGGCAGGGAGGTGCCCGCATACCGCACGGAAAAACGCGTCTCCCCCGGATCATTCACCGAAACGTATGCAGCGATGAAGCTCACGGTCGACAACTGGCGATGGGCCGGCGTACCCTTCTATCTTCGGACGGGGAAGCGGATGGCGAGGAAGATCTCCGAAATCGCGATCCAGTTCCACCCGGCCCCTTCGCAGCTGTTCAAGGACACGGCGTGCGGCCAGCTCGAATCGAATCTGCTCGTCATCAATATCCAGCCCGAGGAAGGGATATTCCTGCGCTTCGGCGCGAAGGAGCCGGGACCGGGCGTGTGCGTGCGTCCCGTCGATTTCCATTTCACTTACAAGGAGGCGTTCGGCGCGAGAAGCACTCCCGCCTACGGGAGGCTTCTGTTGGATGTGATGCACGGCGATCCGACGCTTTTCCCGAGAGAGGAGGATGTGGAGGCATCCTGGGCGCTGCTCGAACCGTTCCTGAAGCGCTGGAAGGGAGAACCGGAGCGGGAGCTTCATTATTATTCCGCCGGGAGCTGGGGGCCGGCGGAAGCGGATGCGCTCCTGGAAGGAGGAAGGGACAGATGGCGCCGGCCTTGA
- the dctP gene encoding TRAP transporter substrate-binding protein DctP produces MTCSWSRGFVAIHMFLFVFSAAPSTAAGATVIKMATLAPEGSSWYKVLQTMGEGWKKATNGAVTLRIYPGGVAGDEDAVIRKIRVGQLQAAAVTGIGLSYLDRSFYALHVPMMYSSDEEFDYVRDRMAPILERKLEEKGMIVLNWGDAGWVHFFAKKPFTRPSEVKAMKLFVWAGDTTLIQLYKETGFNPVPLSAIDILPGLQTGLINSFDTTPLAALAFQWFGLAPHMADLRWVPLTGATIIDRKAWLSIPENLRPKILEASREAGKNLRGEIRRLNEEAVKVMVKNGLKVSHVPPAAQAEWRKIVEDVYPRIRGKIIPADMFDAARKYRDEYRAAHRGRAVGAR; encoded by the coding sequence ATGACCTGTTCCTGGAGTAGGGGATTCGTCGCAATCCATATGTTCCTTTTCGTCTTTTCGGCGGCCCCTTCCACGGCCGCGGGAGCGACGGTCATCAAGATGGCCACGCTCGCACCGGAAGGATCGTCCTGGTATAAGGTCCTGCAGACGATGGGCGAGGGGTGGAAGAAGGCGACGAACGGAGCCGTCACCCTGCGCATATATCCCGGCGGCGTGGCGGGGGATGAAGACGCGGTGATCCGCAAGATCCGCGTGGGCCAGCTCCAGGCCGCGGCGGTCACCGGCATCGGCCTTTCCTACCTCGACCGCTCTTTCTACGCGCTGCACGTCCCCATGATGTACTCCTCCGACGAGGAGTTCGATTACGTCCGGGACAGAATGGCCCCCATCCTCGAGCGCAAGCTCGAAGAGAAGGGGATGATCGTCCTCAACTGGGGAGACGCCGGTTGGGTGCATTTCTTCGCCAAGAAGCCGTTCACCCGCCCGTCGGAAGTCAAGGCGATGAAGCTCTTCGTATGGGCGGGCGACACGACCCTCATCCAGCTCTACAAGGAGACCGGGTTCAATCCCGTCCCCCTCTCTGCGATCGACATCCTTCCGGGGCTCCAGACGGGGCTCATCAATTCCTTCGACACCACTCCTTTGGCGGCCCTTGCCTTCCAGTGGTTCGGCCTCGCGCCGCACATGGCCGATCTCCGGTGGGTGCCTCTCACCGGTGCGACTATCATCGACAGGAAGGCATGGCTTTCGATTCCCGAAAATCTGCGTCCGAAGATCCTCGAGGCGTCGAGGGAAGCGGGGAAGAACCTCCGCGGCGAGATCCGCCGCCTGAACGAGGAAGCCGTGAAGGTAATGGTGAAAAACGGGCTCAAGGTCAGCCATGTCCCGCCCGCCGCCCAGGCGGAATGGCGAAAGATCGTCGAAGACGTCTATCCCAGGATCCGCGGGAAGATCATTCCCGCCGACATGTTCGACGCCGCGCGGAAGTATCGCGACGAGTATCGCGCCGCCCACCGCGGGAGGGCCGTCGGAGCCCGTTAA